TGCGACTCCAGCCGACTGGGCGCCTAGACTGTGTCCGACAAAGTGGGTTTTGGATAGATTCAGACCTCTGTAACAATAAACTTGaagtacataaattaattaaagcaatcgatcctggataagcgagaaacttctataagcgagagtcattgttgAGTCCCGCCAGACGaactccataagcgagaacatctaatatataaaattctcgtgtcacagttttcgttcccatactcctccgaaacggcttgtctgattctcatgaaattttgtgagcatattcagtaggtctgagaatcagccaacatctatttttcataccgctattaagtttttttaactgcgcgcggacggattcgcgggcgacagctagtaatatgtATATTCATCTGACATTTAGGTTGTGCTGTCATCGCACTAAATTATCAATCGATTTTAAACAAGTACTATTTAAGGGCCCTTATAAGGGAGTCCTTTATTAGTCAGTTAGTGTATAGTTAGACCAACCTTGATACTAAATAATCAATGAACTGAGCAGCATAACGTCCTATATACCAAGTGTTCTCAGCCGCGGTGAAATACCAAGGTCCCGCTTCTAAGCGTTGTGCCTCCACAATTATCACATTTGTATCACCACGTTGCATATATgctgtaatataaataaaaaaacttatttaaaacgtcAACACTAACGTAAGTTATTCCGGCTACATTCGAGTTTTAActcagtgattgtcaaacttatttctttcaccgtcccctttgaaaatcaattatatttcagcgcgcccctaatttttattcagtccTATAACCACAacttcattactttaattaatttcaatgccccccattttttgggcctcttatcgccccctcctaggtttcaaacgcgtCCAAGGGGgtgttatcgcccactttgggaaacactgattTAACTATACTTAAGTGTAGCCGTTTTTCATAGATGTCTTACGaagttttaaacaattttattaatttatgaaataatgtcGAACTTAGATACtcgagaaacctctattagCGAGAGGCATTATCCGGTAATTACAgactctataagcgagaaactcagATAAAAGAGAAACGTCAAAAGCGAGAAAAATGTTGCGATCTCTTGcactcgcttatccaggttcgactgtaccCGACTGTACCTGacctaattaattaaatgtaatctaactttcaaatatctaatgcctaattttagttctctttcccttcccactcttttcttttaaagaaaggatgggaagtggaaGAGGAGATGACGGAGGAGGGAAATCATAGTGaggagaaatattctctttcggtgagtcccctcctctgtcgatcagaggtaggcaacgcatctgaaattaaAGATGTATATAGGCTGCGATCGTTTctctatttcggcgaattttgGTGACCGGCAAATTTCAAATCTCACCTTCTCTGACAACAAGAGCAGATCCATCCGTTGCTTGTTCCATAAAAGCATGGAAGTATATTACTGTTGGGTCATTGAAGTTGATGTTTGATGCGAACAGTTTTTCATCGTCATTCAATACTAATTCTTGGTATACTGTTGGGTTGTGTCTGAGAAAGAATTGAACTTAATTTAACTGTGGTAGACGCTAGGAACAACTTCTGTTGAACGAATGAGCCGGGTTGATTGGTAAAATACCACtatcacacagaagacagacgtcaagtggaagcaattccacgtaCAGTCTGATATGTGTGTATGCCGGAGGAccaattttagtcttctttcccatcccacctttttcttttaaagaaaTGATGGGAAGTGGAAGGGGAATTTATAGGAAGAAgatatattctctttctgtgagtCTTTTTTCGATTGGATGTCAACAATTTCTCATAAATTGCAGATGTCTTTGGACAGCGGTCGCTCCGCTATTTTGGCAAATTTAGGTGAccgctcgctcgtttgccaccttattatataaaaaaatatcgtgagccttacaatataaattgtcGATTGTTACAAAGATAATGcgagaaataacaatatgttatatacaaGTCGTTGAGTTGTTCTTTGTTATTATCTAACTCCAGAACGACAAATCCAGTTACCTTCCCCATACTTTCCGTATAAAAAAGGTTGGTAAGGGACAGAGGAGTAAAATTTGGGCTATGGCATGcaaactcatcagactgtacgcaaagtaaatttcttttaacgCCTGTTTTCTGAGCCGGGCAAATTGTGGAATAGAAGTTGTTGCTGGCTTCTACTCTTAAATGTGAATcttaatgaaaattgtaacATGGATGGATTACATTCTCATAGTAGAAGTTGTAAAACGTATAATAATTCCATATTCAGTATCTCATACCAATCAACTATCTACTTACCTGGTGAACAACTGGAACAATACATCGTGTGTCTTTCTGACATATGGGCATTTGGATTTATGGACAGGCGTGGCTTGTAGAACGGCATTCTCAAATTGGATTTCTGGTGGATCTGGAATAGAGAAGCAGGTCCCGAGTTGGATCATCACAATGTATCATCAATATGTGCCTTTGATTTTtgatatatactagcttttacccgcgactctgtccgcgcggaataaaaaatagaaaacgggataaaaattatcctatgtccttttcctggttttaagctaccttcccaccaattttcagtcaaatcgattcagccgttcttgatttataaatggtgtaactaacacaactttcttttatatatatagatataccaGGAATCTCGGAATCGTACACAAACCAACGTAAAACTTAACGTAACTTATATAGTGCTCCGTATACAAAATGTTGAATTGTCGACACAAAGTTCGCTGTTTTGTCACACCCCTTTCTGTCCAGCGCCCTGGGCGTTCAACAACCACGCCCTACCCAACTCCAGCACTGACTAGCTAGTTCAGTTGACTAAAGCCTAGTCACTTAGGATAGGCAAAAACCAGTAATCGTGACAATAGACCTTATTACTTcatgtagtaataaataaaccaataaGTCGCATGCGATGTTTACTTACGTAATCTACGACCCTAATACCGATCATTTGGACCGTAACAAATTGCAATATGTGTTAAGATGCAAATtgctttgaaattttataaatattggttTATTTAGTGTATTTTCTATCGTTCAGTTTgtacgaaataaaaacttaacaacCAAAAAAATGTGACctgtcatgggacgcctggcagatgtgaaacatcgtgtgtgtacaagtaatatgcatataagataatattattaaaataatatatatatatatatgtatacctcagtatagtgtggcgacccgtcgccacggcaagcgtcgccacgccaacaattcggtttacaagtgagcctatagatgtttcacatcaaaaagaAATCTAACTTAATACctcgaccacacagaagataggtTTCAAGTGGAATCAATTCCGTGTACAGCccgatgagtgtggtgccggaggtctaattttagtcaacgttcccttcccacagttttcttataagaaaaggaattcgacgaaggaggggacgtataggaagaggatatatcctctttctgtgaaTGCCCTTTTCTATCGGTTAAAGGTAtcggcggtcgcttcgctatttagacGGATTCAGATGACCGTTTCCTGGTTTGCCgccatataaaaaatacctaaTCAAGGGTGTTTAAGTCCATTTGTGTATAAGGTAACCTAAATCTTCTAAACCTGGCTAGTTtagttttgtacatttataacatttatatctgTCAACATTAGAAATAGTCGCTCACAACCTGTTCAAGATCGTCGTTAGAAAAGGcactgcaattttcaagatggagCCAATATAGTTGACATGtgtactgaccgaatagacgactcgcgtcgacaattcaaatttgtatgtACTGTACGATTCTCGCGACGCAACCGATAGTTACGACGATTTACGTTATTTGTACTAAGGAcctaatttatctatatatataaaagaaagttgtgttagttacatcatttataactcaagaacggctgaatcgatttgactgaaaattggtgggcaggtagcttagaactaggagacggacataggaacttttttatcttgtgtgcatttttttttattccgcgcggacggagtcgcgggtaacagctagtaGTTACTAAATCAGTTCCTTGTAAAGATTTCTCTAAGGCCTTACTTCAAGGACCTCAATTAgttactattaattaattttcagtttgttttttaacttaattctattgtgttttctttaatattaggAATTTTTATCATATATATATTCCAGGAAAATTAGTACGATTCCGATTGGATAACATTGTACCggctaataattaaaaagttatacaattttaacttcTATTTCTAAATCAATAAAGTTCTGTTTACATTAACTATTTGTTCAGTAATAGAATACTTTCTTCAACAAGGGAAAATACGCAATCGATAGATAATTTACGTAATAAGTCTCGCATGACTTTACGTAACTTTAACGTACATCAGGAATAAATGTTACTAGTGCGTGGTTTTATgttctaactagcttttacccgcgactccgtccgcgcggaataaaaaaagtgcacacaagataaaaaagttcctatgtccgtctcctagttccaAGCTACCAcgccatcaattttcagctaaatcagttcgaccgatcttgagttataaatagtgtaactaacacgactttcttttatatatataactagcttttacccgcgactccgtccgcgcggaataaaaaatggaaaacggggtaaaaattatcctatgtccttttgctggttctaagctacctgccgaccgattttcagtcaaatcgattcagacgttcttgagttataaatagtgtaactaacacaactttcttttatatatatagatgtagagtGTCTTTAAGGATGATTTATTTGATAAGAGCATCGATGGCTcagtggttaagcacttgcaatctgcaggtctctGGTTCGAATTCAGCAATTTTCAAAATGCGTTTTtagattttcaatttacagtTTTGACTTTTCCTTCAACATTTTCTTATCCATTTTCTTGTAATTAACGGATAGGAAGAGGAGGTGAATTTGGCTAGGAAATGTCCCTTTTTTGACATAGGCTGAAAAACcgtataaatattacttttgtcCCGGATTAATGTATCATTTCCGTGGATtggatttgtttttgtttcacacataactaaaatagttttttttttattctacgcGGAAGAAGACGCGGGTAACAGCTAGCgtgaaataaatcaaacaaaactACATCTACTAGTTTTactaaacttactaatattataaatgcgaatgtttgagtgtatgtatgtatgtatggatggatgaatgtttgtttgaaggtatctctagaataGCTTATCGGATCTAGctgaaatttaacacagatAGAGAATATAGattggaagaacaaataggctgcttgttaagtttttggaacgaagttccttatcgcgcgttgtgaaagggggctagacggaaaaaattcttacgaaaagttgtcacgacactttttgctatagtaagtatgttaacgacgaatgagcgctacttcaccatggcaacgacgtgacaatatataacgaaaattcatagaaataaaatgtacttcttgtgaagacttaagttttttattcatagaataaacattggttccttcactaattaatagaaaggaactttgttccatccgcgtgtcccttgacacctctcaagtttttttttaattccgtgcggacggaatcgcggtcgacagctagtattaaataagttgtaattattatgtacttaCGTATTATTGATAGGAAGCAGACTAAAGGCAAGGACTGCATTCTAAAACTTAAACtcacaaaataaactatatactagtaatatgtaaaactatttaaacttataaaataatttttttttctgttaaatcaccagaaaaattttaatagtggATAAAAGCGCGTTGTAAAAGTCTTTTCGCGCCAAAAACGTAACAGTTATTAAACGTGTTTGTTCCCTACGCTGTCTGTAAGTAATAACAGAACGTAATGTTTGAAATCGTTTCTGATTTGTATAATGCTATGCAAACTTTATAGAAGCTCGGAAATAAAAGATGTGatacatcgtttagaacattCGAACTTAAAGCACTTCGTACACAGTACAACGTAAAtccgaaactaatattgtgtAGTTACGTCTTGAGTATCACGTTGCGGGTATTCCGTACACATGATTTTGAATTGACAACGCGAAtgaaatctaaaaaataatagtcacGCTTCAATGATGGAACTTTTTTCATATAGACAGACAGTCTTCtagttatgtaaaataaaatggaatccATCTGCAAGCaattcctttcgattaaaataatttttatcaaaatcggaccaccagagGCGAAGCTTCGCgggaacataaaaaaaatacagtcgaattgataacctcttTTTTGAAGATGGCTAAACACTTGCATACTATTGGTTATTTTTCCTCGTCATCGTCTCAATGCGTCTTTATTAAGGTGGAATACGACAGTTTCCTTCAATGTACTATTCTCGCAGCTAATCACAAGCGGCCATAAGTTTTGTAacttattatacattttctgTACCGTCTTTTACATCATAccattttttctttctttagtatttaggttatatttatatgcagTAAATAACTACAGCTTACGTaggtttaataaacaataattttaccgtaatataaaataattttgagtgAAATAGACCTTGTCTTGTTACGGattcaataaaatagtttatcatgaactagctatcgcccgctaTTCCGtccatcatcatcagctcactataggtctccaccgaggggctcggagcctaccctaagttaggtatgactagaccatagtcaaccacagctcagtgcgggttgacttcacacatatcattgaatttcttctcagatatgtgcagtatCACGATGTTtgcc
The nucleotide sequence above comes from Papilio machaon chromosome 28, ilPapMach1.1, whole genome shotgun sequence. Encoded proteins:
- the LOC123722640 gene encoding pancreatic lipase-related protein 2-like; its protein translation is MQSLPLVCFLSIIHPPEIQFENAVLQATPVHKSKCPYVRKTHDVLFQLFTRHNPTVYQELVLNDDEKLFASNINFNDPTVIYFHAFMEQATDGSALVVREAYMQRGDTNVIIVEAQRLEAGPWYFTAAENTWYIGRYAAQFIDYLVSRGLNLSKTHFVGHSLGAQSAGVAGASLTSGRVARITGLDPALPLFDKVPLEQRLDPSDAEFVDVIHTDSGIFGFPGPIGHADFYPNGGKSPQPGCNLEVVLPQQLLLNKFFCSHWRSYMFYAESVLRPKSFVATSCPSWHQYKNGECVDAPNVHMGYSTDSRYG